In one window of Rhizobium oryzihabitans DNA:
- a CDS encoding chloride channel protein, whose amino-acid sequence MPADYKKLKMLRRSRVVWGSWRVWKPRAVFWFGALAVGIISVGFAWAADRAQHLFFTATSSGEWSFLLPLVITPLGFTLCAWLALTVFPNAGGSGIPQAIAARHLRDDADRSRLLSLKLAFGKVVLTVAGLLSGASIGREGPTVQVGASIMLQAARWGGMAQAKGLILAGSAAGIAAAFNTPLAGIVFAIEEMSKTYESRANGLVLTAVILSGLASLALVGSYTYFGASSVLAETVKDWLLVVICGIGGGAFGALFSAGALRLSARIRRFAQTMPLKRMLAVAAACGLASAIIGIATGGATFGTGYEQARAAIEGQAAPTFFFIEKLAATFLAMMSGIPGGIFAPSLSVGAGFGSTMANLLGTSIGLGAIVGMAGYFAGVVQAPMTAFVIILEMTGNHEGVIPIMAASMLGYLTSRLFSREPLYHGLSRVFIAQVIRARRAGHTSNA is encoded by the coding sequence ATGCCCGCCGACTACAAAAAGCTGAAGATGCTTCGCCGTTCCCGTGTTGTCTGGGGATCGTGGCGGGTGTGGAAGCCAAGAGCCGTATTCTGGTTTGGCGCGCTTGCGGTAGGCATCATCAGCGTCGGGTTCGCATGGGCGGCGGATCGCGCCCAGCATCTTTTCTTCACCGCCACCTCTTCCGGCGAATGGTCGTTCCTGTTGCCGCTCGTCATAACGCCGCTCGGCTTCACGCTTTGCGCCTGGCTGGCATTGACGGTTTTTCCCAATGCAGGCGGCAGCGGCATCCCGCAGGCCATCGCTGCGCGGCACCTGCGAGACGATGCGGATCGCTCGCGGCTTCTGTCGCTGAAACTCGCCTTCGGCAAGGTGGTGCTGACGGTCGCTGGTCTTTTGTCCGGTGCTTCCATCGGCCGTGAGGGCCCGACCGTTCAGGTGGGCGCCTCGATCATGCTGCAGGCCGCGCGCTGGGGCGGCATGGCGCAGGCGAAAGGCCTCATCCTTGCGGGATCGGCGGCGGGCATTGCGGCCGCCTTCAACACGCCGCTCGCGGGCATCGTTTTCGCCATTGAGGAAATGAGCAAGACCTACGAATCCCGTGCCAACGGTCTCGTCCTCACCGCCGTCATCCTGTCGGGTCTTGCCTCGCTGGCGCTGGTTGGAAGCTATACCTATTTCGGTGCGAGTTCGGTACTCGCTGAAACGGTGAAGGACTGGCTTCTGGTGGTGATCTGCGGCATCGGCGGCGGTGCGTTCGGCGCGCTTTTCAGCGCCGGGGCACTGCGCCTTTCCGCCCGCATCCGCCGCTTTGCGCAGACCATGCCATTGAAGCGGATGCTTGCGGTTGCCGCCGCCTGTGGTCTTGCCTCCGCTATTATCGGCATTGCAACGGGTGGCGCGACCTTCGGAACGGGCTACGAACAGGCGCGTGCGGCGATCGAGGGTCAGGCTGCGCCAACCTTCTTCTTTATCGAAAAGCTGGCTGCGACTTTCCTCGCGATGATGTCGGGTATTCCCGGCGGTATTTTCGCGCCGTCACTGTCGGTGGGCGCGGGCTTTGGCAGCACCATGGCCAATTTACTTGGCACCAGCATCGGCCTCGGCGCCATTGTCGGCATGGCGGGATATTTTGCGGGCGTCGTGCAGGCGCCGATGACGGCCTTCGTCATCATTCTCGAAATGACCGGTAATCATGAGGGGGTCATTCCCATCATGGCCGCTTCGATGCTGGGATATCTGACG
- a CDS encoding type II toxin-antitoxin system RelE/ParE family toxin: MTYELRYTEEALADFDRIYDFLIAYDIDVAEKAIRAIRAGLEILGEFPFSCRKASAENSLIRELLVPFGSSGYIVLFRIDGPETVTIAAVRHQREDDYH, encoded by the coding sequence ATGACATATGAGCTTCGCTATACCGAAGAAGCACTGGCGGATTTTGATCGCATCTATGACTTTCTGATCGCCTACGACATCGATGTGGCTGAGAAAGCGATCCGCGCCATAAGAGCAGGACTGGAGATTCTCGGTGAGTTTCCCTTCAGTTGCCGCAAAGCATCTGCGGAAAACAGCCTGATTCGCGAACTCCTCGTACCGTTCGGGTCATCCGGCTATATCGTGCTGTTCCGCATCGACGGCCCGGAAACAGTCACCATCGCCGCCGTCCGCCACCAGCGCGAAGACGACTATCATTGA
- a CDS encoding YlcI/YnfO family protein, translating into MKTATIPSLRVTADFREAAESVLKEGETLSSFVEESVRRQVEIRKSQAEFIARGLASLEDAERTGVYYTTDDVLSMMQRKLDAAKAAKRK; encoded by the coding sequence ATGAAAACGGCGACGATCCCTTCGTTGCGGGTGACCGCGGATTTTCGCGAAGCTGCTGAAAGCGTGCTGAAGGAAGGCGAGACACTGTCCTCCTTCGTTGAAGAGTCCGTGCGCAGGCAGGTGGAAATCCGCAAATCGCAGGCGGAGTTCATTGCACGTGGGCTCGCGTCACTCGAAGACGCTGAGCGCACCGGCGTTTATTATACGACCGACGATGTTCTTTCGATGATGCAACGAAAGCTTGATGCTGCGAAAGCCGCGAAGCGAAAATGA